One Penaeus monodon isolate SGIC_2016 chromosome 42, NSTDA_Pmon_1, whole genome shotgun sequence genomic window, CTTTCCTGGGTTGGTGCAAACAGCCCAAATAACTGGCCTGGAAATGATACagaaaatttcatatatacagcCTTGGCATTTCACCTCATATAATTTACAAAGATTGAAATTCCAAATTTACATTTCCCTTTAcctatcaatataattttatctagAGTATTCATGGTAATTAGAAGAACATTTCCACATATATTTCGAATGACAATGTTTTACTTGTCAGGAGGATGTGGGTTGGTGACAATGGTagttaacaacattaacaacatcaacaacaacaacaacaataagacaaTAATGAACCATATTCGTACtcacaaatatagaaaaggtatgaatgagaattaatattatcacaatacaagatatatatttgaCCAGTTTTGAACATATCTTTATCATAAATACAGCATTTCCCATGAATATATAATTTGACTGGTTTCAAAATACATAGGATTTCTGACAAAGTTATAATAGAAACCTGTGAAATAcatgtcttgtattgtgaagatattcattctcattcataccttttctacaataataataacaacaacaataataaaagaacaatagtaatagtaattgaaatagtagtagtaatagtaataataataatatcaataacagcaacagtaatcaAACCAAGGAATAACTAAACTTTGTCTTTAAAGACATAAACATTCTTTTCTCAACAATTCCTTACTTGACAAGAGCGAGGAGGTTGTCAGCTTTAATGATCTCTGTTTCGCAGATGGAGCGGATGTACTCTGCCTCCATGTCGTCTGCCACTGCCCCAGTCAGGCCCATCTCCTCGTCGATGTCTCCATCTTGGGATCCCTGGGAAGAGGCAGATGGGAAGCTGATGAGTTCTCAAAAATGGTACTGGAGTGCAGATCAGAAAACCAtttgaatgataacaataataataataataataataataaaaagagaaaacaataataacaatataaataatcaatgataaaatcaaagaaaagaaaagaaaagaagacagaaaaaagtctAGACCCTGTGGACCTCACCCCTCTGTTCATGGAAGCCTCACTGGCAGAGGTCGCTAGGGatttccttgtgtttcttttcttctttttctttttcttctctgtttccatctcctctttcagGTAATTTCTGCGCTTTAGCTCAGAGAATACATAGGTATCGAGGTGAATCAGCTGACGCAGAGCCACTTGGCCCACAAACACGAAGAATCGCGTCAAGATGCCTACGGGGACCTTGATATCTTCAGTCTGGAGGGATTTAGGCACATTATATACAAAGTCAATAACATAAGGAGCATTTTTGTCAATCTAACTgataaaagtgatttttttttaaatttcttagttGATTTTGTTTTAAGTTTCCCATGGACAAGAAAAAAGGGGACTAAAGAACCATTTGCTTCTGATAATGGAAACAACTGACCTCTGGCTGAGAACCATCACTTGCTGAGTCTGCTGCTTCTGTGTAATAGGAAAGCATGATCTTGCTCATCTCTTGAAGAATCTCTCCACAGATGAGGTCAGGATGTTCTGCCAACTGTGAGaaaatgttgttgttataataaaagggagaaaggggttgGAGGGTGTAcataggaagaaggaaggaggaagggaataaagtTGTCAAGATCAGTTGACCCCTACAAGCTGGTGCTGACTATGAGCCATTACATTTAGTTTCATGGCCTGATACCAAAAAGGAGCATGGAATTCAGCTCCCAAATTAGATTGCTACTAAGTGGACACACAAGGAATGGAAAGGCAAAGAATTATATTAACCTAAATGGcacagatggcaagaatacacGTCATGcctactgtaatttttttttttttttttttttttttacacatatatggctCTATAAGTGCTTACTCataaggagtcagttattagtccaacctatctcacctgtttacccttttccttgatttctgaAAAGtgctttttgtattattttactgttttcaatattattatgactttaacaccaatttaataatcattatatcaataagaataataacactatcaatatcaataatattagaaagaataacacattttcccaccaattcaaggaaaggggaaatcaggatcagtcactgGGGCCCACTGATAGCACATGtgaagccatctgtatgtaacaaaatttacaaaaaactatAGGGGACATTACATAAATCCATAGTGACTGAGTTAATGAAAAGTTACTTAATAAAGGCTAATTAAATTATACACAATGGAATGGCTAAAATCTTTGCAGCAACAATATTTGTACAATctataaacaaaaagaacaaaaatcattataaaaaagcaaaacaatatttatcaaaataatcacaataacaataataaagataaagttcTCCTAGCAAGCCCTGCCTCATAAAGCACACTTTGCACCAACTTACCGCATAAATCAGACTAACAGCTTCAATAGCCATGGGAGAATACTGACGATCTTCAAAGATATTCAGACCATCAAGCAAGATCTTGGCAAGGCGCTCAAAGATCTCGTGGTCTCGATCCAACCttgaaaggggatgagagagagagagagagattttagataGATGAAAAGCAGGACAGGTATGTGCCTTCTGTGAATCAGATTGATGTAAAGtgacattattcttattactatgacATTTATATCGATACGGTGTTATTTCGGTTCTGTATCATCAAACACATTAATTTTGGCTGGAGCAGTGGCTATATGATAACCACCATTCTCATAAATTGTATAACACAGCCGTGAACAAAAGCATAAAATCTGGACAGAtaatttaacaaaattaataagcaAAACTGTCAATCTCATTGAGGTAATAACCAAATGACGTTCATCCGTTGTACCTGTTGGGCGGATTAGGGTCATCGGTTTTTGGCTTGGCTGTGGATAGTTTCAACAAGGCGGTGCAGGTTTCCTTGACAAGAGTGAAGTTGTGCAGGCCTCTCTCGCCCAGGCCAGAGTTCACCAGGACCCCAATGTTGCTTGAGACAATGTGTGCTTCTGAgctgggaggggggaaaagagttgAAGCCATCTCtcgaataagaagaggaaaggaaggaagaaggaagaaaggaagaaaggaagaaagaaagaaagaaaaagaaagaaagaaaaaagaaagaaaaagagaaagaggtaaaacgtgaaagaagaaaaaaacatacataacatatatattacacaacagagGAATGCATTAGCAGGCTCCTTACTTGGCACACATGGCGAGGAGAACGAGTCCTGCCAGTGACTCATCGTCTGTGGTGTCAGGCAGGGTCTTGGTGAAGCGTTCCCAAAGCAAGGTTAGGCACTGCTTAGTAATGTCACCTAAAAGACAGACCATCAGGGCATGAGGTAAGTGTgtgatttaaaatataaagaaaatgtagGTTATAAATTAGGGACCATTCTGATTTATAGATTTCACattggagaagaaaaatgaacaagaaaaagaataattaagaaaGAAGTTTACTTGAGTATGGAATGTCCCCTAACACTTGTGTTATGGACAACACTTTTCTTTCTGTCGTGTTAAATGTATGGGCCACAAGTTATTTCAAGCTTAAAATGTTTGACATTTTACTAAAATCTGATTAATGAAAGAAAtcaattaacccattggatctggtgATCTGAGATTAGACTCAGTAGACTTTTAATaaggggctcttgcattatttccactGGTAAATGAGGGTCAAGTGTGCCATCTGTAAGTCATGCCTGGAGGAGTGCTGGCTCCAGGGAGTACACCATTCCCCATGTACATGAATTTACTCCTGGACACCTTGACCCATGGCACAGGGTGTGCTACAGAAAACTGAATATCAAGAAAACATTACAAAATAAGCCCAAATGATACATTATTACTAAATGTTATTTCTATCACACAGAACTGTAGACTATCTGGAGGGATAATAAAGTCTGCTCAAAGATaagtctattaccatcttgatCCAATATAACATATGACAAACATAGACATCTGAAAATGGCAAAACAATAGCTAATAGCAAAGCAAAGAGGATGCAAGGCATCTTGCTGCTGCGCTTGAGTGTTTGTGCAGGCCAAGGTTACAAGACACACCTGGGAGAATCACCATTCACATTAACCTCATGCCTGAATTTTGGTCCACATATGAGCCTCGAGTCAACAGAATTCAATGGGTTAATAGTGTCAAATCACCAGACAAATAGTACCTCAAGATAAAAGAAGCAATTTTGAAAATAAAGTCAAACTTGCAAATCACAGATTAAATTCCCACTTAAATCACAAACATGTGACTAGTTCAAGGTAAACATACTCTGACTTTATCAAAGACTATCCAGTAAAAAGAACCAGAAAAAACAATTCCATCAGTATCCAAAGATAACAGTCAGATAATTctattaaatgttatataaataacatcAATAGTACCCAGAGAGAGGTATTTATtcaaaacacaacacatttaAAAATCTCCCTGACAATCCCTAAACACTCACCGGAATTCACAAACTGTGCTATAATTTCTTCCATGGATGTTCTCTCGCCCAGGGTTGCACCGGTGATAAGTGCCGAGAGGTTCCTTACAATGTGTTGAGCACGGGCCCTGCAAATCAACAGTTATTTTAAGTCAACCGCTCTTGGCAAAGTTAGAGGCAACATTCAAGTATGAGGAGGCCAACTGTTTACAAAACCTGGAATATGGTATGACAGGCTACCTTTTGAAGTGTAttcatgacataataataataataataataataattaaaataaataaatgctgtATATACTTTCCTATACAAACTATACATATACCTGCATTATATCCAATACCTTAAAATATAAGTGACATAAACTACATATTTCCAAGTTCCCTCACCTTTCATTTGGAGCTTCAATGTTAATGTACAAGCGCTGATAAGCCCCAATAACTGCATCCTTGACAGCTTGCTCCTTGCTCCACACCAAGGCCAACATGCGACGCACGCCGGTCATGGCATTAAGAAGGCCAAACTCAAAGGCTGAAACACAGAACAAGAAAACCGTGATAAGGAGAGTGATGATCTAAGAAACTAGAAACAGCAGGCTTACTTAATCTGATCTATTTCAACTAGGTTTGGCATCGGCCTTTTCATCAGCAATGAAATTCCTCGGTCTTAAAAGTGATATAAACAATTAAACTAAATCAGATCCTACCAACAAATTAATATCCTACATCCTAAGAGCAACAAAACAAACTGACACAATAAAATTGATCCCTATTAGACAATACTGTTTCTGGACAGAATTACAGACCTGTAACAAAGAACTGTACTGCTTCTAACACATCTGATACATGTTTGCTGCTCAACAGCTGGCAGAGAACTGGCAAGCCTTTGTTGAACAGTTTGGCAAAACAAACAGAATCCTGTTGAATGAAAGTATTTTAtcttagtcatatatatacagaaattcataataaataaaaaaatataataaaaacaaataaataaaataaaaataaaaattaatcctAATATGAAGACCCTCAAAACTAGACAAAAAAATCTCACTTCCtctaaaataatggaaaatctaAATCATACCATAATACTCAGACATAACATCAATAACTTCCAcacaatactaataatcacaagaACAGGAAGCAAGACCCGACGGCACTTACCTTCAAGTAGTTGACCAAGAGCTTCTGCTTGGTCACCTCTGCCTGGGCCTCCCTCTCCGCCCtcatctcctccgtctcctctttctcctcctcctcaggcTTCTTGTCCTCATCCATCTTCTCCTCATCCGTCTGGCTTTtgctctcctccatctccttggCAGACAGGAAGATGCGCTCCAGCACGACCAGGTGGCGGATCTGGTGGTCCGTCAGCTCCTCGTCCTTGCTCAACTTTCTGTATGCCTTGGAGGAGTGGATCTCGGGGTCATAgctgaaagagggaggaggatttAGACCTTTCCATATCTAGGAAAAGTGAGattggaacagagagagagagagagagagagagagagagagagagagagagagagagagagagagagagagagagagagagagagagaggagactctAATTTATAAAatggtgaatgagagggaaagaggagggaagaaatttggaagaggagggataagaggaaaagaagaggagggaagaaaatgggaggaagagaaaagagagaagagaagagggggaggaataaaAGGCTTTGTTccactatctcccccccccacaaaaaaaaaaattataatcatcatcacccaatCATTCAATGGTCAGCCCCTTAGATTAGAGAACCGTcagtttctttttatctcttaaaTGGTCCCAAATTGGGTAAAATTCCTCTACTCAGTCTTTCAGAAACCCCTAGAAATAACACACCATTTTCAcatcccaaaaagaaaagaggaccaatgtcatataacaaacacaacaaacaaaagcaaaaaacactcTCCCTCCCCAAGAACAAAGAGCCTACCCAAACACTTCCTGCTCCATGGAACATTTCTAGGGCACACTCCAGCAGCTTGACAGCCCTTCTAATCTTGCTGGAGTTCAAAGCCTCTGCAATCTCCAAAACTGCATCGTTTAGTGAAGTATCTTGCTCTAAGGagtcctcaccatcatcatcgtcatcagtcCCACCTGCGATGTGTAGAGGAAGGGTTAGTATAACGCTTGCAAAATTGTTCCATCCCATTATATAATACCTATGacgtttgatttttctttctttctttccttcttttattattattattattttttgtatattcttaGTTTTGTACATTTGcaaagacacccacacacaaaacattcatactttaaaaacaagaaagaaagagaaagagaaagagagagagagcgagagagaaagagagaaagagagagagaaacatacctTCATCAACAACTTCCAAAACAATGGCTACCACCTCAGGCAACATGGCTGCCCACAGCTCCCTTCCAGTGACGGTCTTTTCTACCTGTggtttatcttcctcttctgctgACAAGTCCAAAGCAGCCTTTGGGTCCATTTCCTTTAGTTTCTTGAGCTCTTCTTCATACTGGCCTTCCAGTTCTTCCAGGGGGAGCTGTATGCAATGCAGATATTAAACCAGATTTCCATTaagagcagaaaagaaaagaaaaagaaaaagaagaagaaaaaaaatatataaataataacaacaatagtaattacaacaataatctCTGAAAGCATTActtcatcaaaaaaaataaaaatataaagttctGTAGAAGTGAATCAGCACAGTCCCTCCTCACCTTTGCTGCAAACGGGTTGCCCTTCAGGAATGCAGTCAGCAACTGAACTGCGCTCTTCCTCACATGCGATGATTTGTCTTTCAGGCGCCCTAAGGTGAGCTTCAGGACCTGCTGCTGTCTGCGCAGGGGTACAGATTTTTCACTCACAAGGTCGTTCCAGATGTGCAAaacctgggggaaaggggggagatgatTTGCTAGATGACTATTGGCAAGTGGGTTAAAGAATGGTGAAAGTTAGATGAAAGCTCGTTCAATACAACTGGTAAACCTTACCTACTTTTATAGTAAGGAAGCAaggacaagggggaaaaaaaaagaaaagaaaacaagaaaaacaagagttTGTTAGATGTCAATGCTAAATTAAATTTCTAAAGTAgccttttttataagaaaaaaaaaaaaaaaggggggggggagtaaccaggagagagaaaatgggggaggaaaaaagagagtaaataagaaaagagaaaggagaatataggaaaataaaaaatggagaaatgaagagaaaagaaagaaagccaacaagagaataacaaaacaatataagcaagaaaaaaaaagggcaagataTCCACAgtgaacaaacaaaagaagaagaataaaaagaagagagcaaaaagagaagaCATAATGCATATGGccagaaacaaaatcaaaaattaagCAATCCTTACTTTACTGCGAACAAAGGCATGAATATCGTGCACGTGGTCCTCGAGGTGGTCGAGGCACTGGTCGCGCAGGTCCCGGCTCTTAGGGTCCAGCTGCTCGCCGCTCAGGACCTTCAGCACAACGGAACCCAGGATGGACAGCACGCAGTTCCTCATGCCAGATGCCTGTGGAAAAACAgacatatgaatgaatgaatgagagtaatgacaatgatgatagttaGTCACTTTACTGAAGTGTGTAGTGTATATTATGCTTGTAAGATAAACAGCAATTAATATCAATTCCTATCTTCTCGAAAACATGTGGTCTAAGCACAGACCATCCATAATAGTGCTAAGTACCTAAGCTTTTTAAATGGAACAACCAAACCAtcagaccataaaaaaaaaaaaaaaattataatgaccatGAACACTAAATATTTTTGgccaaaaattcaaagaaaataagagaaaaagcaaaatagCTCCTAAACACACATCAGGAACTTTGAGTGCGGCATCCCTTTCCTCACCTCCTCATGCAGGAAATTCACGAGCAGGCTGAGCGAGGGCAACATGACCTGGGGGCACTTCTCTGATACCTCCACCAGGAACTGGGAGAAGTTTCGCAAGCCCGAGGTATCCTTCATGAGCTCTCGTGCGTCCACCTTTGCGATCTCCCTCACCATCTCTGACACGACCGAGGTGATGCCAAAGGACTCGATTAGAAGGATCACACCCTGGGCACACGGGACAACCATGTGCTCAAAGTGCTGCAAGAGCTGTAGACCCAAAAAGGTTATTAGTGATAAATGGGACTCTGAACATGCTGTTTCTCTTAGTATTTTACATGAGCTTTtatgatgggggggaaaaaaaaaggcaaaatctcaTGATCAAATAAAACCCCATAAGAAACACCTTTGCTGATTTAAACTTCTACAGTTCCAGCATTCTTCAGAATAAACTAAATTAACTCCCCAATTTCTGGACTAACCTGCATGAGCTTTAGTGAACAAGCAAGACCATGGTTGAACTTCTTGACGAGTGTGCCGATAATCTGGAATATGGAGTCTCGTGTTGGTTTGGTCCTTGCCAAGTTCATGGTGGGAGACTCCAGTATCTTGTAGCAACAGTTGGCTATGAGGCTGTAAAAAGGAGGAAACTCTCATGTGACTGGATAACTTTATCTAGTAATTAGGAAACAGTGTTGTTCTATGTTCATTATTTGAGAAATTTACAGTTTTGAGCCAAGTTTCAAGTCTTACCATAGAGGGAATGCTATTTTGATTATAAAAGATGCCTAATATAAGAGCAATTGCAAAATAAAAGGTTTGCATAAATGGCGGTTTTATTCCTTGCAAAATACAATCAAAGGATGAAAGGTAAAAATTGCTGTATTTTCTCTTAAACTGTCACTACTTATATGTCAGGATAACTTAACATGcaacacttaaaaaatatatgttgagaTCTAAACTCCTTTCCCTGCATCTAGTTTCCTCATTTCGTAACTAATCTAAAAGAACAaccaaaactaataaacatttaaaactgTTTTTCAAGAGATACTGCTTACCATTTCCTTATGCTCATGTCAGACTGCAAGAGTCATTTTAGATTTAATGAGTGAAgaacatcttttttcttttcataattttttaaaaattcatatccACAAATCTTATATACCATAACACAAAGAGATCACCAGCACATAATCTTAAAGGTATAATTTCAAACAAGTACCTCTCTGAACAccatacaataatagtaataatcaaagcAAATGACCCCTCTAGCTGCTGACCCCAGACTTACTTGACAAAATCCTCCTCCATAATGGGGGGCTCCCACAGGCGGTGCAAAGGGTGCTGCAGGACAGAGAACAGCTGGACCAGCATGcggttcctctcctcctcccagtcCGTCCCGTCGTCGGACTTCCTTGCCGACTTCTTCCTTCCTTGCTGGGGcggggaaggtggtggtggtgaaaattaggaacaacaaaaataccaataataaacgttgggaacaacaaaaataacaataacagtcacaacaacaacattggatgaataaacaaataaacaaattttgcAACCTCCCCCGTGCATTCTCACCAAACTACTTTTCATAATAATCAAACAATGCCTTCCTCAGCTCACCTTCCCTATAACCAGGGTGTCAGTGGAGGGTTTGTTGTATTCATTCTCGAAGGATTCAGTGAGGTTGCATGCGATGTACGTGGTCATCTTGAGAACATTGAGCCACTGATGCCGTTCCTTGGAGCTCAGGTCCCCCTCGTCCAGAAGCAGTGCCAATTCAGCCGTCACCTTGGACATCGCTGCAACATTAAAGAGTACTGGGTAACTCCCTCATATTCTCGGTATGTTTCCCACCTTTCttttcaacataaaaaaatataaattcttttaaaaagagGACCAAAAATGACAACCTATGACATACTgtgctcttttctctcccccctttttcctttcattctctcttttctttccctctcccctccttctctcctctttcccttccctctcctctccctttcccctttcccttccctctttttttctcttcccctttcccttctctctcctcttccctttcccttccttctccttcccacctccctaccTTTCAGGAGGAGCTCCCATGTGCGCTGCCGAAACTCTCCGTCCACGCTGCCAAAGCCAACCAGGACGCTATACAGCACGTCAAAGTTCTGCGCCTTGAGGATGAAATGCGGGCCATCTTGACGGAACGCCACTTGCGCTTCTGGGatgtgaaggaaggagggtaaggcTCAGCACATACAACAGCCAAAGAATTTCATAAGATGTAATGATTTACTATGTCTTAATGAGTGTCTGGTTCTGCACTCAACATGGATACTGAAATGCATAACACAACAGAGATTGATTGAAGATACACGAGAAGGAAAAATCAACTTAACAATTAAATAAGGAGATATTGATGATGTTAATGTTTCTGATACCATTAGTagaatcccaaattttttttttgcaaggatgagcataatgataataatacaaattatgatgagtataataaaaaaattccacaataataacaattatatactaGTACTATTCCTTggttataacaacaaaacaacaataatattaccaatgaaaaccaaaataataaagaacaacCATTTCCTCTATAATCCTCCGGCCCTAATTCCCTACGACCCACTCACCCTGAATCTTTTTGGGGATCTCCTTGCTGGTGGAGATGTTATACACGACGTACTGCCGCGTGCTGGTCGACTCCTGCAGGGCGTCGAGGCTCAGGGGGATGACGAAGT contains:
- the LOC119599446 gene encoding LOW QUALITY PROTEIN: condensin complex subunit 1-like (The sequence of the model RefSeq protein was modified relative to this genomic sequence to represent the inferred CDS: deleted 1 base in 1 codon), with the protein product MDTFDFVIPLSLDALQESTSTRQYVVYNISTSKEIPKKIQEAQVAFRQDGPHFILKAQNFDVLYSVLVGFGSVDGEFRQRTWELLLKAMSKVTAELALLLDEGDLSSKERHQWLNVLKMTTYIACNLTESFENEYNKPSTDTLVIGKQGRKKSARKSDDGTDWEEERNRMLVQLFSVLQHPLHRLWEPPIMEEDFVNLIANCCYKILESPTMNLARTKPTRDSIFQIIGTLVKKFNHGLACSLKLMQLLQHFEHMVVPCAQGVILLIESFGITSVVSEMVREIAKVDARELMKDTSGLRNFSQFLVEVSEKCPQVMLPSLSLLVNFLHEEASGMRNCVLSILGSVVLKVLSGEQLDPKSRDLRDQCLDHLEDHVHDIHAFVRSKVLHIWNDLVSEKSVPLRRQQQVLKLTLGRLKDKSSHVRKSAVQLLTAFLKGNPFAAKLPLEELEGQYEEELKKLKEMDPKAALDLSAEEEDKPQVEKTVTGRELWAAMLPEVVAIVLEVVDEGGTDDDDDGEDSLEQDTSLNDAVLEIAEALNSSKIRRAVKLLECALEMFHGAEVFGYDPEIHSSKAYRKLSKDEELTDHQIRHLVVLERIFLSAKEMEESKSQTDEEKMDEDKKPEEEEKEETEEMRAEREAQAEVTKQKLLVNYLKDSVCFAKLFNKGLPVLCQLLSSKHVSDVLEAVQFFVTAFEFGLLNAMTGVRRMLALVWSKEQAVKDAVIGAYQRLYINIEAPNERARAQHIVRNLSALITGATLGERTSMEEIIAQFVNSGDITKQCLTLLWERFTKTLPDTTDDESLAGLVLLAMCANSEAHIVSSNIGVLVNSGLGERGLHNFTLVKETCTALLKLSTAKPKTDDPNPPNRLDRDHEIFERLAKILLDGLNIFEDRQYSPMAIEAVSLIYALAEHPDLICGEILQEMSKIMLSYYTEAADSASDGSQPETEDIKVPVGILTRFFVFVGQVALRQLIHLDTYVFSELKRRNYLKEEMETEKKKKKKKRNTRKSLATSASEASMNRGGSQDGDIDEEMGLTGAVADDMEAEYIRSICETEIIKADNLLALVKPVIWAVCTNPGKYADPELRTASTLALAKFMMISSDLCEDNLQLLFTILEKSEEDLIRANIVIALGDLSFRFPNQLEPWTPRIYARLRDSSPKVRQNTLTILTHLILNDMVKVKGQISDIALCITDDDPRISGLAKLFFSELARKGNALYNVLPDIISRLSDTELGIEEKRYRTIIGHILNLVQKDKQLETLVEKLCHRFQATVTTRQWRDISYCLSLFTYNEKSIRKLSENFSCYADKLYEPDVYDFFLGILASARKLVKPEVKVLIEELESRMQESHEKGVEDENVLNKAANAKTKARNVKNTEKVSKSRIRGRRRKESSSEDEEKTEEEEEEEEKKKRQRQKKLAHSYTQLTARTRKIRE